From one Gallionella capsiferriformans ES-2 genomic stretch:
- the rfbF gene encoding glucose-1-phosphate cytidylyltransferase: MKAVILAGGLGTRISEETSTRPKPMVEIGGKPILWHILKSYSAHGINEFVICCGYKGYVIKEYFANYFLHTSDVTFDMQNNHMEVHQRFAEPWKVTLVDTGEETMTGGRLKRVAEYVKDEEAFCLTYGDGVSDVNITELIAFHKAQKVKATLTATLPPGRFGALDMQGNKVNSFREKPQGDGAMINGGFFVLSPKVLDYISDDKTIWEREPMERLAEEGDLAAFHHTGFWQPMDTLRDKMHLEELWQSGKAPWKVWA, translated from the coding sequence ATGAAAGCAGTCATTCTTGCAGGTGGTTTGGGAACTCGGATCAGCGAAGAAACGTCAACGCGACCCAAGCCTATGGTGGAGATCGGTGGAAAGCCAATTTTGTGGCATATCCTTAAAAGTTATTCTGCGCACGGGATTAATGAGTTCGTTATTTGCTGCGGTTACAAGGGCTATGTAATCAAAGAGTACTTTGCCAATTATTTTCTGCATACATCGGATGTCACTTTCGATATGCAGAATAATCACATGGAAGTGCATCAGCGTTTCGCTGAACCTTGGAAAGTAACTCTAGTAGACACCGGAGAAGAAACCATGACCGGTGGTCGTTTAAAGCGCGTAGCCGAATATGTTAAGGATGAAGAAGCATTCTGTCTTACCTATGGAGATGGCGTGAGTGACGTTAATATTACTGAATTGATCGCATTTCACAAAGCTCAGAAAGTTAAGGCGACATTGACCGCGACATTGCCGCCGGGCCGTTTTGGCGCGCTCGACATGCAGGGAAATAAGGTCAATAGCTTTCGGGAAAAGCCTCAAGGCGATGGTGCCATGATAAATGGTGGATTTTTTGTGCTATCACCAAAAGTCCTCGATTATATCTCCGACGATAAAACAATTTGGGAGCGCGAACCTATGGAGCGTCTCGCCGAAGAAGGTGATCTGGCGGCGTTTCATCACACCGGTTTTTGGCAGCCCATGGATACTCTGCGCGACAAGATGCATCTCGAAGAGTTGTGGCAATCAGGCAAAGCGCCCTGGAAAGTATGGGCATGA
- a CDS encoding MarR family EPS-associated transcriptional regulator has translation MFDDTTSYGLLKTLADEPNLSQRDLAKRLGVSLGKVNFCLNALIAKGCLKADNFRNSDNKLAYAYLLTPRGVEQKAHLTLEFLQIKVEEYERLRMEIAELKRETEQIVRNFP, from the coding sequence ATGTTCGACGATACCACTAGTTACGGATTACTAAAGACATTGGCCGATGAGCCCAACCTTTCCCAGAGAGATTTGGCGAAGCGGTTGGGCGTTAGTCTTGGCAAGGTAAATTTTTGCTTGAATGCATTGATCGCTAAAGGTTGCTTGAAAGCAGATAATTTCCGCAACAGCGACAATAAACTGGCGTACGCTTACCTGCTGACGCCGCGCGGTGTGGAGCAGAAGGCGCACCTCACTTTAGAATTTTTGCAAATTAAGGTTGAGGAATACGAGCGATTGCGGATGGAGATTGCAGAACTGAAGCGTGAAACTGAACAAATAGTGAGAAATTTTCCGTGA
- a CDS encoding TolC family outer membrane protein codes for MKTKLFTSRLALAIVLGAPLFAQAADLLDIFRSAQSNDPVFAAARAAQQAGQEKLPQGRALLMPSVNLSANSTFNDLTTQYKGATLFPGGNQRYNSHGYGVTLVQPLLRQQNWLAYSESELQVAQSEAQFKVAEQDLLLRTAQAYFDVLIAQDSVQLAEAQKTAISEQLAQAKRNFEVGSATITDTHEAQARFDLTSSQQIAAQNNLEIKRSALQQLINAQPKELKSLGKQFSLDAPQPADMEKWVGDAQINSPQIAIAQAGAQLAEKEVARNRGGHYPTIDLVANYSKNYANGSSFGVGSDSTNKSVGVQLNLPIFQGGATNSKWREANANSERARQELENARRSVASQTRQAYLGVVSGISQVQALQQALTSSESVLEASRLGQEVGVRTNLDVLNAQQQLYATRRDLYQAEYNYLLSQLRLKAAVGSLGEAELTKVNEALK; via the coding sequence ATGAAAACTAAGCTATTCACCTCACGTCTGGCACTGGCGATTGTCCTCGGTGCTCCTCTTTTTGCACAGGCCGCCGACTTGCTCGACATCTTCCGCAGCGCGCAAAGCAATGATCCTGTGTTTGCCGCGGCGCGTGCCGCGCAACAGGCGGGACAGGAAAAATTGCCGCAAGGCCGCGCACTGCTGATGCCGAGCGTCAATCTGTCGGCCAACAGCACCTTTAACGATTTAACGACGCAGTACAAGGGCGCGACCCTGTTTCCAGGCGGTAATCAGCGTTACAACAGCCATGGTTACGGCGTGACGCTGGTGCAGCCTCTGCTCCGTCAGCAAAACTGGCTGGCTTACAGCGAATCCGAACTGCAGGTCGCCCAAAGTGAAGCGCAATTTAAAGTGGCCGAGCAGGATTTACTGCTGCGCACCGCTCAAGCCTACTTCGATGTGCTGATCGCGCAGGACAGCGTGCAGTTGGCCGAGGCGCAAAAGACGGCAATTTCTGAGCAACTGGCGCAGGCCAAACGCAATTTCGAAGTCGGCAGCGCGACCATTACCGATACCCACGAGGCGCAAGCGCGTTTTGATCTGACCTCCTCGCAACAAATTGCCGCGCAGAATAATCTGGAAATCAAGCGCAGCGCGTTGCAGCAGCTGATCAATGCACAGCCCAAGGAACTCAAATCCTTAGGCAAACAGTTCAGTCTGGATGCACCGCAACCTGCCGATATGGAAAAATGGGTGGGCGATGCTCAGATTAACAGCCCTCAGATCGCCATCGCGCAGGCCGGCGCTCAGCTTGCCGAAAAGGAAGTCGCGAGAAATCGCGGCGGTCATTATCCGACGATAGATCTGGTAGCGAACTATTCTAAAAACTACGCTAACGGCAGCAGTTTCGGCGTCGGCAGCGACAGCACTAATAAAAGCGTCGGCGTGCAATTGAATCTGCCGATCTTTCAGGGCGGCGCGACCAACTCGAAGTGGCGTGAGGCGAATGCAAACAGCGAACGGGCGCGGCAGGAGCTGGAAAACGCGCGCCGCAGCGTTGCATCACAAACCCGTCAGGCGTACTTGGGTGTCGTGAGCGGTATCTCGCAGGTGCAGGCGCTGCAACAGGCGCTCACCTCCAGTGAAAGCGTGCTGGAGGCCAGCCGTCTGGGGCAGGAAGTGGGCGTTCGTACCAATCTTGACGTACTCAATGCCCAGCAGCAGCTCTATGCTACCCGCCGCGACCTGTATCAGGCGGAATACAATTATCTGCTGAGTCAGTTGCGACTGAAAGCTGCAGTCGGTTCGCTGGGCGAGGCGGAATTGACCAAGGTCAACGAGGCACTGAAGTAG
- a CDS encoding lysylphosphatidylglycerol synthase transmembrane domain-containing protein, with protein sequence MTGTVLSGWRFRALLLVILLSAAGYLAFSLWGGWHEVVAAIVRVGFVGTAIALLLSLVNYGVRFVRWQKFLALLGHRVYAPESLRIYIAGFGLTILPGKAGEAIRSVFLKKHGVPYPESLAAFFSEHLSNLISMLMLVAIGMAIYPKALPVVLILAVLIVVILVVLQQAKWLEVLKSFAQRRLPARLGNLAGHAVDVVLHSRHCFSLPMLLYGIALGLVAWGAEGLAFYYIMHWLGSDLSLQVALFIYAFSMLIGALSFLPGGLGGAEATMVALLMLNSVAQPQAVAATVLIRLVTLWFAVALGVMALSMSERRLKKG encoded by the coding sequence ATGACGGGCACTGTGTTGTCCGGCTGGCGGTTTCGCGCGCTGTTGCTGGTGATTTTACTGAGCGCCGCAGGCTATCTGGCCTTTTCGCTGTGGGGTGGCTGGCACGAGGTGGTGGCGGCAATCGTGCGGGTCGGATTTGTCGGCACCGCCATTGCGCTGCTGCTCTCGCTGGTTAACTACGGCGTGCGATTTGTGCGCTGGCAGAAATTTTTAGCGTTGCTGGGCCACCGTGTGTATGCGCCCGAGAGCCTGCGAATTTACATTGCGGGCTTTGGTCTGACGATACTGCCGGGTAAGGCGGGTGAGGCGATACGCAGCGTGTTTCTGAAAAAGCATGGCGTGCCCTATCCTGAGAGTCTGGCGGCTTTTTTTTCCGAGCATTTGTCAAATTTAATCAGTATGTTGATGCTGGTTGCCATCGGCATGGCGATTTATCCCAAGGCGCTGCCTGTGGTGCTGATCCTGGCCGTGCTGATCGTTGTTATTCTGGTGGTGCTCCAGCAGGCAAAGTGGCTTGAAGTGCTAAAATCTTTCGCGCAGCGGCGACTGCCTGCCCGTTTGGGGAATCTTGCCGGGCATGCCGTTGACGTCGTGCTGCATTCGCGGCATTGTTTTAGTCTGCCTATGCTGTTGTACGGCATCGCGCTGGGGCTGGTGGCGTGGGGTGCGGAAGGGCTGGCGTTTTATTACATCATGCATTGGTTGGGCAGCGATTTGTCGCTTCAGGTCGCGCTGTTCATCTATGCGTTTTCCATGCTGATCGGGGCGCTCAGTTTTCTGCCGGGGGGCTTGGGCGGGGCGGAAGCGACCATGGTTGCGCTGCTGATGTTGAACAGCGTCGCGCAACCGCAGGCGGTAGCGGCAACGGTGCTGATTCGGCTTGTGACTCTGTGGTTTGCGGTGGCGCTGGGCGTGATGGCGCTGTCGATGTCCGAGCGCCGTTTGAAAAAGGGTTGA
- a CDS encoding decaprenyl-phosphate phosphoribosyltransferase, which yields MMKTLLPLLRLMRPYQWVKNTFVFAGLLFGHAWHDQAAVIEVMMAFAAFCLVSSAIYTLNDLVDVEQDKQHPKKRLRPLASGEVSVFSAILLAVSLGTAGLLLAYLASPVVLLILAGYALMNIAYSLRLKHVVILDVFIIATGFMLRLLAGTLGVGIPPSQWLLLCGLMVTLFLGFAKRRAEIIALTEDKAAHRRVLAHYSPVLLDKMIGITASGVIMSYSLYTMNADTIRIHGTNNLIYTVPFVMYGMFRYIYLLHHQSRGGDPSHDLVRDPHLFISLGAWLLATMLLIS from the coding sequence ATGATGAAAACATTGTTACCGCTGCTGCGTCTGATGCGCCCTTATCAGTGGGTGAAAAATACCTTCGTGTTTGCCGGCCTGTTGTTCGGCCACGCCTGGCATGATCAGGCGGCAGTGATAGAGGTCATGATGGCCTTTGCGGCATTTTGTCTGGTGTCGAGCGCGATTTATACGCTCAACGATCTGGTCGATGTGGAGCAGGACAAACAGCATCCGAAGAAGCGCTTGCGGCCGCTGGCCTCAGGCGAGGTGTCGGTTTTTTCCGCCATCCTGCTCGCCGTGTCGCTGGGAACGGCGGGGCTGCTGCTGGCGTATCTCGCCTCCCCCGTCGTGCTGCTGATACTGGCAGGCTATGCGCTGATGAACATTGCCTATTCGTTGCGGCTCAAGCATGTGGTGATACTGGATGTGTTCATCATCGCCACCGGATTCATGTTGCGCCTGCTCGCCGGCACGCTGGGGGTGGGCATTCCGCCATCGCAATGGCTGCTGCTGTGCGGTCTGATGGTGACGCTGTTTCTGGGGTTTGCCAAACGCCGCGCGGAAATCATCGCGCTGACCGAAGACAAGGCCGCGCATCGCCGCGTGCTGGCGCATTACAGTCCGGTGCTGCTCGATAAGATGATAGGCATCACCGCCTCAGGGGTGATCATGAGCTACAGCCTGTACACCATGAACGCCGACACGATACGCATCCACGGCACGAATAATCTGATCTACACCGTACCGTTCGTGATGTACGGGATGTTCCGTTACATCTACCTGCTGCATCACCAGAGCCGCGGGGGCGACCCGTCGCATGATCTGGTACGCGACCCCCACCTGTTTATTTCGCTGGGCGCCTGGCTGCTCGCGACGATGCTGCTGATTTCATGA
- a CDS encoding HAD-IB family hydrolase, protein MSQSEVVAAFDFDGTLTRRDTLLPFLLHTLGVWAVMVQALRLSRTLAAYALGLIDNGIAKERVFVACLGAKNIDALQQEADLFAAQVVPALLRPDAMRRLAWHKQQGHRCVLISASLELYVRPWAKIAGFDEVIATQLEIRDDRTLTGRMSGVNCFGAEKLRRLAALLGERSTYTLYAYGDSRGDRELLASADFSYYRQFPESR, encoded by the coding sequence GTGAGTCAGAGCGAGGTCGTGGCGGCATTCGATTTCGACGGCACGTTAACGCGTCGCGATACGCTGTTGCCTTTTTTGCTGCACACGCTGGGGGTATGGGCGGTGATGGTTCAGGCCTTGCGTTTATCCCGCACGCTGGCGGCCTATGCCTTGGGGCTGATCGATAACGGCATCGCGAAGGAGCGGGTCTTTGTCGCATGTCTAGGGGCCAAAAATATCGATGCGTTGCAACAGGAGGCTGACCTGTTCGCAGCTCAGGTGGTGCCGGCGCTGTTGCGGCCGGATGCGATGCGGCGGCTCGCGTGGCACAAACAGCAGGGGCATCGCTGTGTGCTGATCAGCGCATCGCTTGAGTTATACGTCAGACCCTGGGCGAAAATCGCCGGCTTTGATGAGGTGATCGCCACGCAACTGGAAATACGCGATGATCGCACCCTGACAGGCAGGATGTCAGGGGTGAACTGTTTTGGCGCAGAAAAGCTCAGGCGCCTTGCGGCGTTGCTGGGCGAGCGCAGCACTTATACTTTGTATGCCTACGGCGACAGTCGGGGGGATCGCGAATTGCTGGCGAGCGCGGATTTCTCCTATTACCGGCAATTTCCAGAATCGAGATGA
- a CDS encoding SDR family oxidoreductase, whose amino-acid sequence MSECILILGATSAIARGVASAFAARGDNLYLASRDEDELRRSALDLQLRYGVTVHYRVFDAEATETHEAFFNAVQADTPELSGVVLAFGYLGDQLAARDFAVAAKVIASNFTGAVSILGLCANYFEPLQRGFIIGISSVAGDRGRQSNYVYGAAKGALSLYLQGLRNRLYPHGVRVITVKPGFVDTAMTYGLPGLFLVATPQQIGQRIVATLGKSADVVYLPGFWRYIMLIIKHIPEFVFKRMKM is encoded by the coding sequence ATGAGTGAATGCATACTGATACTGGGTGCGACCTCCGCCATTGCGCGCGGGGTCGCGTCAGCGTTTGCCGCGCGGGGCGATAACCTGTATCTGGCTTCTCGCGATGAGGACGAATTGCGGCGCAGCGCCTTGGATCTTCAATTGCGCTATGGGGTGACGGTGCACTATCGCGTTTTCGACGCGGAAGCGACCGAAACACACGAGGCCTTTTTTAATGCGGTGCAGGCGGATACGCCCGAGTTGTCGGGGGTGGTACTGGCCTTCGGCTATCTGGGCGATCAGCTGGCGGCGCGTGATTTTGCCGTGGCCGCCAAAGTCATCGCCAGCAATTTTACCGGTGCGGTCTCAATCCTCGGCCTGTGCGCGAATTATTTCGAGCCCTTGCAGCGCGGCTTTATCATCGGCATTTCTTCGGTGGCAGGGGATCGCGGCCGGCAGAGTAATTATGTGTACGGCGCGGCCAAGGGGGCGCTCAGCCTGTACCTGCAGGGGCTGCGCAACCGGCTCTATCCTCACGGGGTGCGCGTCATCACTGTGAAGCCCGGTTTCGTGGATACGGCGATGACCTATGGTTTGCCCGGCCTGTTTCTGGTCGCCACCCCGCAGCAGATCGGTCAGCGCATCGTCGCGACGCTGGGAAAATCGGCCGATGTGGTGTATCTGCCGGGATTTTGGCGCTATATCATGCTGATCATCAAGCATATCCCCGAGTTTGTCTTTAAACGGATGAAGATGTGA
- a CDS encoding FAD-binding oxidoreductase, translating into MGTLTTAISGWGRYPVQVCELARPERYAALLPDTANLIVRGQGRSYGDASLNENGRVLLTERVNRLLEFDTAQGILRAEAGVTLGEILAVIVPKGWFLPVTPGTKFVSLGGCVAADVHGKNHHHDGAFGDHVLSIELVLADGSRMTCSAEQNAPLFWATVGGMGLTGIIAEVTIKLIAIKHSQMTVRHHAAANLEQLFALMQAIDDRYTVAWIDSMATGAQLGRGILMCGHHAEEATSVPQTGAQRRIPFDFPDWALNSISIGAFNAQYFRRESGKPEAFASGWDAYFYPLDALENWNRMYGKRGFVQYQCVIPDAAAYEGIQKLLQTLSASRRPSFLAVLKRFGAEGRGLLSFPMKGYTLALDLPIRDAGLFSLLNTLDEIVLHYGGRVYLAKDARLSAETFALMYPRYQEWLAEKDSVDPEQRFSSSLSRRLGITAHKEA; encoded by the coding sequence ATGGGAACTTTAACAACTGCGATCAGTGGCTGGGGGCGCTATCCGGTGCAGGTCTGTGAGCTTGCTCGCCCCGAGCGTTATGCAGCGTTGCTCCCCGATACGGCTAACCTGATCGTGCGCGGTCAGGGGCGCAGCTACGGGGATGCCTCGCTCAACGAAAACGGGCGCGTGTTGCTCACCGAACGCGTGAACCGGCTGCTTGAATTCGATACGGCACAGGGCATCCTGCGCGCGGAAGCCGGTGTGACACTGGGCGAGATTTTGGCGGTCATCGTGCCCAAAGGCTGGTTTTTGCCGGTCACGCCAGGTACTAAATTTGTCTCGCTGGGCGGTTGCGTGGCGGCGGATGTGCACGGCAAGAATCACCACCACGACGGCGCCTTTGGCGATCATGTGCTGTCCATCGAGCTCGTGCTGGCGGATGGCAGTCGCATGACCTGCTCGGCTGAGCAAAATGCGCCGCTGTTCTGGGCGACGGTCGGGGGGATGGGGCTGACCGGCATTATCGCTGAGGTGACGATTAAGCTCATCGCGATTAAGCATTCGCAGATGACAGTGCGGCACCATGCGGCCGCGAATCTCGAGCAGTTATTCGCGCTGATGCAGGCCATCGACGATCGTTACACCGTGGCGTGGATAGACAGCATGGCGACCGGCGCGCAGCTGGGGCGCGGCATCCTGATGTGCGGTCATCATGCGGAAGAGGCAACCTCCGTGCCGCAAACGGGCGCTCAGCGTCGCATCCCGTTCGACTTTCCCGACTGGGCACTCAATTCGATCAGCATAGGCGCATTCAATGCACAGTATTTCCGCCGCGAGTCGGGCAAGCCCGAGGCTTTCGCGAGCGGCTGGGATGCGTATTTTTATCCCTTGGACGCGCTGGAAAACTGGAACCGGATGTACGGCAAGCGCGGTTTCGTGCAATACCAGTGCGTGATTCCGGACGCGGCGGCCTATGAGGGGATACAAAAATTGCTGCAAACACTGTCAGCGAGTCGCCGGCCGTCGTTTTTGGCTGTTTTGAAACGCTTCGGCGCCGAAGGGCGCGGGCTGCTGTCCTTTCCGATGAAGGGTTACACGCTGGCGCTCGATTTGCCGATCCGCGACGCGGGGCTGTTTAGCCTCTTGAACACGCTTGATGAAATCGTGCTGCACTACGGCGGCCGGGTGTATCTGGCCAAGGATGCGCGCTTATCAGCTGAGACCTTTGCTCTGATGTATCCGCGCTATCAGGAATGGTTGGCCGAAAAAGATTCGGTTGATCCTGAGCAGCGCTTCAGTTCCAGCTTGTCACGGCGTTTGGGCATCACGGCGCACAAGGAGGCTTGA